Proteins from one Gimesia maris genomic window:
- the ltaE gene encoding low-specificity L-threonine aldolase, with protein sequence MDSDSSSFIDLRSDTKTKPTPEMLQAMISAELGDDMNGEDPTVNRLEAMICDLLGKEAAVFACSGTQSNQMGLRAHCLPGDELLIHELGHIAIFEGGAPAILSGVSCRTLTGERGMLTVEDLRGKIRANDQHLTRTRLLCVENTTNAGGGHYYPLDQLTDICNWAHENGLKTHMDGARIFNACVAGGYTMKEICAPLDTISICFSKGLGCPMGSILVGSQEAITHARRSRKIFGGALRQAGIVAAACIYALENNIERLQEDHDNARFLAEQLAEIEGISINPEHTETNLVFFDVHPERGNAMQLSAALKKEGVGIGAMGNSTLRACTHLDISRAQIEQVPAAVRAALKAGLDQYQGIATGPYARG encoded by the coding sequence GTGGATTCAGACAGTTCGTCTTTCATCGATCTTCGCAGTGACACCAAAACCAAACCAACCCCGGAAATGCTGCAGGCCATGATCTCTGCTGAACTGGGCGATGACATGAATGGAGAAGACCCGACTGTCAATCGCCTCGAAGCCATGATCTGTGACCTGCTCGGTAAAGAAGCTGCCGTGTTTGCCTGCTCGGGGACGCAGTCCAATCAGATGGGGCTGCGCGCTCACTGCCTGCCCGGTGATGAGCTGCTGATTCACGAACTCGGTCACATCGCGATCTTCGAAGGGGGGGCTCCGGCAATTCTCAGCGGTGTCAGCTGTCGCACTTTGACCGGTGAAAGAGGTATGTTGACGGTCGAAGATCTCCGAGGAAAGATTCGCGCCAATGATCAGCACCTGACACGCACCCGACTCCTGTGTGTTGAAAACACAACCAACGCAGGTGGCGGGCACTACTACCCTCTCGATCAGCTTACAGACATCTGCAACTGGGCACACGAGAATGGCCTGAAAACTCACATGGACGGTGCACGGATTTTTAACGCCTGTGTCGCCGGCGGCTATACGATGAAAGAGATCTGCGCCCCGCTGGACACGATCTCGATCTGTTTTTCCAAAGGACTGGGGTGCCCGATGGGGTCGATCCTGGTCGGTTCGCAGGAAGCAATTACCCACGCCCGCCGTTCTCGCAAGATATTTGGCGGCGCTTTAAGGCAGGCGGGCATTGTCGCAGCCGCATGCATTTATGCCCTGGAAAACAATATCGAACGTCTGCAGGAAGATCACGACAATGCCCGTTTCCTCGCCGAGCAGTTGGCCGAGATTGAAGGGATTTCCATCAATCCTGAGCACACCGAGACCAACCTGGTCTTCTTTGATGTGCATCCGGAGCGGGGAAATGCGATGCAACTGTCAGCCGCCCTCAAAAAAGAAGGTGTCGGAATCGGAGCGATGGGCAATTCCACGCTGCGGGCCTGCACCCATCTGGACATCAGCCGCGCCCAGATTGAACAAGTACCCGCTGCCGTCCGCGCCGCGTTAAAGGCAGGCCTGGATCAATACCAGGGAATCGCCACCGGTCCCTATGCCCGAGGTTGA
- a CDS encoding Fur family transcriptional regulator, with amino-acid sequence MLNFESLEIAVSPTEKFREYLATKGMRLTQERELIVAEVFSSHEHFDADQLVARMALQKTGRRVSRSTVYRTLSSLEEAGLLRKVARTNDKDIYEHDYGYPQHDHFICKSCGELFEFHNEGIAEILEKLADQINFRMNEHRLEVYGICDECSRPPQRRHKKLDLI; translated from the coding sequence GTGCTCAATTTTGAAAGCCTGGAAATCGCTGTTTCTCCGACTGAGAAATTCAGAGAGTACCTGGCCACAAAGGGAATGAGGCTGACACAGGAACGTGAACTGATCGTTGCTGAGGTTTTCTCGTCCCATGAACACTTTGATGCCGACCAGTTGGTCGCTCGCATGGCGTTACAAAAAACGGGACGCCGTGTCAGCCGTTCTACTGTGTATCGGACATTAAGTTCGCTCGAAGAAGCCGGTCTGTTGCGCAAAGTGGCGCGAACCAACGACAAGGACATCTACGAGCACGACTACGGCTATCCTCAGCACGACCATTTCATCTGCAAAAGCTGTGGCGAACTTTTTGAATTTCATAATGAAGGCATCGCCGAGATTCTGGAAAAACTTGCGGATCAGATTAACTTCCGCATGAATGAGCACCGACTCGAAGTCTACGGAATCTGCGATGAGTGTTCCCGACCTCCGCAACGCCGCCATAAGAAGCTGGACCTGATCTGA
- a CDS encoding flagellar biosynthesis anti-sigma factor FlgM yields the protein MKELAMTADYQLNRSPVLRYHEPHTVTNSREDSTPTGSGPRDRGNAAMDVNGTSSISGSLPISKQTGPSNTNIKQTPAAKPISSPQDELEISSAGRMLDEMTNNSDMRAERLAQIKAAIDDGTYDTDEKLDAALSRMLDQISDSE from the coding sequence ATGAAAGAATTGGCCATGACTGCAGACTACCAGTTGAATCGATCCCCCGTCTTACGATATCATGAACCCCATACAGTAACTAACAGTCGGGAAGATTCTACCCCGACAGGTTCAGGACCACGTGACAGGGGGAATGCCGCCATGGATGTTAACGGCACCAGTTCTATTTCCGGATCTCTGCCTATCAGTAAGCAGACCGGTCCGAGCAACACCAACATCAAACAGACACCTGCTGCGAAGCCAATCTCTTCTCCTCAGGATGAACTAGAGATTTCTTCCGCCGGTCGAATGCTGGATGAAATGACGAACAACTCCGATATGCGTGCAGAGCGGTTAGCACAAATCAAGGCGGCTATTGACGACGGAACTTATGATACGGATGAAAAGCTGGATGCAGCTTTGAGCCGTATGTTGGATCAGATCTCTGATTCTGAATAA